One window of Mesorhizobium sp. PAMC28654 genomic DNA carries:
- a CDS encoding mercuric reductase: MSRDRTKAAAFPVDRNDLELIKSAHPPHWRNPDPAGPYNLVVIGAGPAGLTAAREAASLGAKVALIERGLIGGACVNVGCIPSKSLIRTARLYADMRDAENFGGDTPDRLRVDFQRAMTRMRQIRQRIGRADSAQTIASEGIDLYFGEARFSGRDTVAVADKTLHFRRALVATGARPSLPAIPGLVEAGYLDNENAFDLVDLPPRLLVIGGGPLGCEAAQAFCLLGAKVILAQRDPMFLPGEERDAAQILSDALAREGVEVRLNTEVVAVRTEGGKKLADLVRDDDTTTISVDEIVTGIGRSPNVDGLDLENAGVAYDANGIKVDDYLRTTNPLVYAAGDVCLEYKFTHTAEATARIVVRNALFFGRKRLSELVVPWCTYTDPEIAHVGLYPAQARKNGIPVKTYTVLMHDVARAVMDGEEEGFVKVHVKEGSDRILGATVVASHAGEMINAVSLAITSGMGLRALADVIHPFPTQAEGIKMAGDAYRRTRLTPFWMRLSQRWLAWSRQ, encoded by the coding sequence ATGTCGCGTGACCGGACAAAGGCCGCGGCATTCCCGGTCGACCGCAACGACCTCGAGCTGATCAAGAGCGCCCATCCCCCGCATTGGCGAAACCCCGACCCGGCGGGCCCGTACAATCTTGTGGTCATCGGCGCCGGCCCAGCCGGGCTGACCGCCGCGCGCGAGGCGGCGAGCCTTGGCGCGAAAGTCGCGCTTATCGAGCGCGGCCTCATCGGCGGGGCTTGCGTCAATGTCGGCTGCATCCCTTCAAAGTCGCTGATCCGCACGGCCAGGCTTTATGCCGACATGCGCGATGCCGAGAATTTCGGCGGCGACACGCCGGACCGTCTTCGGGTCGACTTTCAGCGGGCGATGACGAGAATGCGGCAAATCCGGCAGCGGATCGGCCGCGCCGATAGCGCCCAGACGATCGCGTCCGAGGGCATAGACCTCTACTTCGGCGAGGCGCGATTCTCCGGGCGGGACACGGTCGCGGTCGCGGACAAGACGCTGCATTTCAGGAGGGCATTGGTCGCGACGGGAGCCCGCCCGAGCCTGCCGGCGATCCCTGGGCTGGTCGAGGCCGGATATCTCGACAATGAAAACGCGTTCGACCTCGTGGACCTTCCGCCAAGGCTGCTGGTCATCGGCGGCGGACCGCTCGGCTGCGAAGCCGCGCAGGCCTTCTGCCTTCTGGGAGCAAAGGTCATCCTGGCGCAGCGCGATCCGATGTTCCTGCCTGGTGAAGAACGCGACGCCGCCCAGATCCTTTCGGACGCGCTGGCGCGCGAGGGGGTGGAAGTTCGCCTCAACACCGAAGTGGTGGCGGTGCGCACGGAAGGTGGGAAGAAGCTCGCCGACCTGGTGCGCGACGACGACACCACGACGATTTCCGTCGACGAGATCGTCACCGGCATCGGCCGTTCGCCCAATGTCGACGGTCTCGACCTGGAAAATGCCGGGGTGGCATACGACGCCAACGGCATCAAGGTGGACGACTATCTCAGGACCACGAACCCGCTGGTCTATGCGGCGGGCGACGTCTGTCTCGAATACAAATTCACCCACACCGCCGAGGCAACCGCCCGCATCGTTGTGCGGAACGCGCTGTTTTTCGGTCGCAAGAGGCTGAGCGAGCTGGTCGTTCCGTGGTGTACCTATACCGATCCGGAGATCGCCCATGTCGGACTTTATCCAGCGCAGGCACGCAAGAACGGCATCCCGGTCAAGACCTATACAGTGCTGATGCACGATGTCGCCCGCGCGGTGATGGACGGCGAGGAAGAGGGGTTCGTCAAGGTTCACGTCAAGGAAGGATCCGACCGCATACTCGGCGCGACGGTCGTCGCCAGCCATGCAGGCGAAATGATCAACGCGGTGTCACTCGCCATCACCTCTGGCATGGGGCTGCGTGCGCTGGCCGATGTCATCCATCCCTTCCCGACGCAGGCCGAAGGGATCAAGATGGCTGGAGACGCCTACAGGCGGACAAGGCTCACGCCCTTCTGGATGCGGCTGTCGCAGCGCTGGCTGGCCTGGTCCCGGCAGTGA
- a CDS encoding glycosyltransferase, with translation MIPPILHQTWKTDNVPTRFQGYIESWNKHHPDWTMMFWSDRKLLEFVAEHYPHFLPVYCSYPHGVLRADAGRYMLLHHFGGVYADIDCECAAPFDPIMGEERIVVCKEPDSHALVQANFRGLPYLIFNGTIASPPRHPFWLHVLSLLPGLVNAKEAIDATGPCMLTSAQRGYDDQAAFSIHPSSLFCPVDSAGRADSQSRGPTLSIHHWAGTWWKAPPPPRLWDKIRTRAYRLRHQLTRGACLDEVTAKSSVSPGALASPGPTGPNIAILVPLRDAADHIRPFLDTLQALDYPRDRIKLVFCEGDSTDGSWEKLQEATAAIREKYRGIKLLRKHLGTSLDREKRAKPRHQRVRRGAIAKVRNHLIDHGLDGDDDWALWIDIDVWRFPGDVVNQLIGTGHRIAVPNCVKIARGGSFDLNTFVATRFDKDYRYYRLIRGGLYQPPSTSPNRLYLSDVRHLDIIGLDGVGGTMLLVDAALHRGGLRFPEIPYRDLIETEGFGALANDLGIRPVGLPKLEIFHVPW, from the coding sequence ATGATTCCACCAATATTGCATCAGACGTGGAAGACCGACAACGTCCCGACCCGGTTTCAGGGTTATATTGAGAGCTGGAATAAACATCATCCCGACTGGACGATGATGTTCTGGAGCGACCGTAAACTCCTGGAATTCGTGGCCGAACACTATCCTCACTTCCTGCCTGTCTATTGCAGCTATCCACATGGCGTACTTCGCGCTGATGCTGGACGCTACATGCTTCTCCATCATTTCGGCGGGGTCTACGCCGACATCGACTGCGAATGCGCGGCGCCCTTCGATCCGATCATGGGCGAGGAGCGGATCGTGGTTTGCAAGGAGCCGGATTCGCATGCGTTGGTCCAAGCGAATTTTCGCGGCCTGCCCTATCTGATCTTCAACGGCACGATAGCGAGCCCACCCCGGCATCCGTTCTGGCTTCACGTGCTGTCGCTGCTACCCGGACTGGTCAATGCCAAGGAAGCGATCGACGCCACGGGACCGTGCATGCTGACGTCGGCGCAACGCGGCTACGATGACCAGGCGGCTTTCTCCATACACCCCTCCAGCCTGTTTTGCCCCGTCGATTCGGCGGGGCGTGCCGACAGCCAATCCCGAGGGCCGACCTTGTCGATCCACCACTGGGCGGGCACATGGTGGAAGGCACCGCCGCCACCACGATTGTGGGACAAGATCCGAACGCGCGCCTATCGGCTCCGGCACCAGTTGACGCGCGGCGCCTGTCTCGACGAAGTCACCGCCAAGAGCAGTGTCAGTCCGGGAGCGCTGGCATCACCAGGACCCACGGGGCCGAACATTGCCATTCTGGTGCCGCTTCGCGACGCGGCGGATCATATCCGGCCGTTTCTCGATACGTTGCAAGCGCTCGACTATCCCAGGGACAGGATCAAGCTGGTGTTCTGCGAAGGCGACAGCACGGACGGAAGCTGGGAAAAGCTGCAGGAGGCGACGGCCGCCATCCGCGAGAAATATCGCGGAATCAAACTGCTACGCAAACATCTGGGAACGAGCCTTGACCGGGAAAAGCGCGCGAAACCAAGGCACCAGCGGGTAAGGCGCGGCGCCATCGCCAAGGTGCGAAACCATCTCATCGACCATGGGCTGGACGGCGACGACGACTGGGCGCTGTGGATTGATATCGACGTCTGGCGGTTTCCCGGCGACGTCGTGAACCAGCTGATCGGAACCGGGCACCGCATCGCCGTTCCCAATTGTGTCAAGATCGCCCGTGGCGGCAGCTTCGACCTCAACACTTTTGTCGCGACCAGGTTCGACAAGGACTATCGCTACTATCGCCTCATACGTGGCGGCCTCTACCAACCACCCTCGACATCGCCAAACCGTCTCTATCTCAGCGACGTCAGGCATCTCGACATCATCGGGCTCGATGGCGTCGGCGGCACGATGCTCCTTGTTGACGCGGCCTTGCACCGAGGCGGCCTTCGTTTTCCCGAAATTCCCTATCGCGATCTCATCGAGACGGAAGGTTTTGGCGCTCTCGCCAATGACCTCGGCATCAGGCCGGTCGGACTTCCCAAGCTGGAGATATTCCACGTGCCCTGGTGA
- a CDS encoding glucoamylase family protein has translation MLEGSPAALSDEELLDRLQRAAFDYFLENVNPENGLVADTSRPNSPASIAVVGFALSCYPIGVERGWMTRAEAVELTLAALRFFRNSEQGNGDDVTGHKGFYYHFLDMRTGQRVWRCELSMVDTALLIAGVLVAATYFSENNDDEREIRELAEALYKRVDWRWAQGSTPTLRQGWKPKSGFLHYGWEGYNEATILYVLSMASPDSPTSDDSYAGWTATYQWENIYGYDVLYGGPLFMHQFSHAWIDFAGIRDAFMREKNSDYFENSRRSTYLHRDYARHNPYDYGGYSDNLWGLSAGDGPGGFRASVERRPHRFSGYAARGAPFGPDDGTIAPWSYPASLPFAPEICLPALRHLLDRYPGVVSNFRLPSGFNPTLANRRKFGRDGWVSEGHYGLDQGITVMMIENHRSRLLWTLMRSNQHIRRGLLKAGFTGGWLARPSGDGSDVA, from the coding sequence TTGCTTGAGGGTTCGCCTGCCGCACTGTCCGACGAAGAGCTGCTGGACCGTCTCCAGCGCGCGGCCTTCGACTATTTCCTGGAGAATGTGAACCCGGAAAACGGGCTGGTCGCCGACACGTCGCGGCCCAATTCGCCGGCAAGCATCGCCGTCGTCGGCTTCGCGCTGTCCTGCTATCCGATCGGCGTCGAGCGCGGCTGGATGACGCGCGCCGAGGCCGTGGAGCTGACCCTTGCCGCGCTGCGCTTCTTCCGCAACAGCGAGCAAGGTAATGGCGACGATGTTACCGGCCACAAGGGTTTCTACTACCACTTCCTCGACATGCGGACCGGCCAGCGCGTCTGGCGCTGCGAACTGTCGATGGTGGACACGGCCCTGCTGATCGCTGGCGTGCTCGTGGCGGCCACCTATTTTTCGGAAAACAATGACGACGAGCGCGAAATCCGGGAACTGGCCGAGGCGCTGTACAAACGTGTCGACTGGCGCTGGGCACAGGGCAGCACGCCCACCTTGCGACAGGGCTGGAAGCCGAAGAGCGGCTTTCTCCACTATGGCTGGGAAGGCTACAACGAAGCGACGATCCTCTATGTCCTGTCCATGGCCTCGCCGGACAGTCCGACCTCGGACGACAGCTATGCCGGCTGGACGGCGACCTACCAATGGGAAAACATCTACGGCTACGACGTGCTCTATGGCGGCCCGTTGTTCATGCACCAGTTCTCGCATGCCTGGATTGATTTCGCCGGCATCCGCGACGCTTTCATGCGCGAGAAAAACTCCGACTATTTCGAGAACAGCCGCCGCTCGACCTATCTTCACCGCGACTATGCGCGGCACAATCCCTATGACTATGGCGGCTATAGCGACAATTTGTGGGGACTTTCCGCAGGGGATGGGCCGGGCGGCTTTCGGGCGAGTGTCGAGCGACGGCCTCACAGATTTTCTGGTTATGCCGCGCGTGGCGCGCCCTTTGGACCGGATGACGGAACGATCGCGCCATGGTCCTATCCGGCGTCGCTGCCTTTCGCGCCTGAAATCTGCCTGCCGGCGCTGCGCCATCTTTTGGATCGCTACCCCGGCGTGGTCAGCAATTTCCGGCTGCCGAGCGGTTTCAACCCGACCTTGGCGAACCGGCGAAAATTCGGCAGGGATGGCTGGGTCTCGGAGGGGCACTATGGGCTGGACCAGGGCATCACCGTGATGATGATCGAAAACCACCGTTCGCGGCTGCTCTGGACGTTGATGCGGTCAAACCAGCACATCCGTCGCGGCCTGCTCAAGGCGGGTTTCACGGGCGGCTGGCTGGCGCGGCCCTCGGGGGATGGCAGCGATGTCGCGTGA
- a CDS encoding GH39 family glycosyl hydrolase, with amino-acid sequence MDAIFRCDLRGRGEDFPHFWEHTVGSGHATLALRADWQAQMRRAHDELGFRHVRFHGLLDDDMGTLIDQDDRPLYSFFNADQIFDFLLSIGMRPFVELSFMPTMLSSSGQIIFHYRANVSAPRDYDQWSTLISKLAAHWVDRYGLEEVRQWFFEVWNEPNLQAFGSGRQEDYFKLYAYTARAIKSVDGQLKVGGPATAANAWIEDFAAFCTSNDLPVDFISTHHYPTDAFGQPGDDTETQLSKSTRSALRDEARIARGQAGGRPLYYTEWCTSSNPRDPMHDQPYAAAFIVKTVMEARGLVQGYSYWTFSDIFEENYFPSQPFHGGFGLMNLHGIAKPAYRAFELLHGLGTEILQMEGNHPTVDAWSVRDGHSMTVLVSNFALPRHTIKDETVHVELLNAPVPAIATIRRIDDGNANARALWETMGSPDYLSPAMADDLHTASAMRAEHLPVFWSGRGLEFDVTVPPLGIAVITLEFASLA; translated from the coding sequence ATGGACGCCATTTTTCGCTGCGATCTCCGCGGCCGGGGCGAGGACTTTCCGCACTTCTGGGAACACACGGTCGGCAGCGGCCACGCGACGCTCGCGCTGCGCGCCGACTGGCAGGCGCAGATGCGCCGCGCGCATGATGAACTCGGCTTTCGCCATGTCCGCTTCCATGGGTTGCTCGATGACGACATGGGCACGCTCATCGACCAGGACGACCGGCCGCTCTACTCCTTTTTCAACGCCGACCAGATTTTTGATTTCCTGCTATCGATCGGCATGCGCCCGTTCGTCGAACTGAGCTTCATGCCGACCATGCTGTCGTCCAGCGGCCAGATCATCTTCCACTACCGCGCCAATGTCAGCGCGCCCAGGGACTATGACCAGTGGTCGACGCTGATCTCGAAACTTGCAGCCCATTGGGTCGACCGCTACGGCCTGGAGGAAGTGCGCCAGTGGTTCTTCGAGGTCTGGAACGAACCCAACCTCCAAGCGTTCGGCAGCGGCAGGCAGGAGGACTATTTCAAGCTCTATGCGTACACCGCAAGAGCCATCAAATCCGTGGACGGGCAATTGAAAGTCGGCGGCCCGGCGACCGCCGCCAACGCCTGGATCGAGGATTTCGCAGCCTTCTGCACGAGTAACGACCTGCCGGTGGATTTTATCAGCACCCATCACTATCCGACCGACGCCTTCGGCCAGCCTGGAGATGACACTGAAACCCAGCTGTCGAAGAGCACTCGAAGCGCGCTGCGCGACGAGGCGCGAATTGCACGCGGCCAAGCGGGTGGGCGGCCGCTCTACTACACCGAATGGTGCACGTCCTCCAATCCGCGCGACCCCATGCATGACCAGCCCTATGCCGCCGCCTTCATCGTCAAGACGGTGATGGAGGCGCGCGGGCTGGTCCAGGGCTACAGCTACTGGACCTTTTCCGACATTTTCGAGGAGAACTATTTTCCTTCCCAACCATTCCATGGCGGTTTCGGCCTGATGAACCTTCACGGCATCGCCAAACCGGCCTACCGTGCGTTCGAACTGCTGCACGGGCTGGGAACGGAGATTCTGCAGATGGAGGGCAATCATCCGACGGTCGACGCCTGGAGCGTGCGCGACGGCCATTCGATGACCGTCCTGGTCTCGAACTTCGCGTTGCCGCGCCACACGATCAAGGACGAGACCGTGCATGTCGAACTGCTCAATGCGCCGGTGCCGGCGATAGCGACAATCCGGCGGATCGACGATGGCAATGCCAACGCCAGGGCGCTCTGGGAGACGATGGGAAGCCCGGACTATCTCAGCCCGGCAATGGCCGATGACCTCCACACCGCCTCGGCAATGCGGGCAGAGCACTTACCTGTCTTCTGGAGTGGCCGCGGCCTCGAATTCGACGTGACCGTTCCGCCGCTGGGGATCGCGGTGATCACGCTGGAGTTTGCTTCACTTGCTTGA
- a CDS encoding glycosyltransferase family 4 protein: MCHEPAFPPVSGADLRNYRNAELAAEYGPVCLVSVRPQTDPSRPLDPLIHTVALAIEGEAQTSSIGWWRMAGENRISRSALTRLEALVRTFRPDTIVVEGIALFKLLHPLRPLASQLILDMHNVESDLAGQLRRNARGLSAVTGASGLRRLERKALSIVDRVWVCSSQDREKLNAHARHRVPIDVVPNGIPRAEDIPSALPAQATTGNGFPVILFVGHLGYEPNVDAAMRLAGTILPGIRTALPDARLIIAGRAPQPKVEALAELPGITLVESPSDLTPLLKSAHLTIVPLSSGGGTRIKLLEAMAWGVPVIATPLAAEGLDLIDGDEVLLSESDEGLTDAAVALCRDRDRLARQRMRAHEAVWARFGPEAIRNAMRRGLGLDDAAR; encoded by the coding sequence GTGTGCCACGAGCCAGCCTTTCCACCTGTCTCTGGCGCGGATCTCAGAAATTACCGCAACGCCGAGTTGGCCGCCGAATACGGGCCGGTCTGCCTGGTCTCGGTCCGGCCCCAGACCGACCCATCGCGACCACTCGATCCCCTGATCCATACGGTAGCGCTTGCGATCGAGGGGGAGGCCCAGACAAGCTCGATCGGCTGGTGGAGGATGGCCGGCGAGAACCGAATCTCGCGCTCCGCCCTGACGCGCCTCGAAGCTCTGGTCCGAACGTTTCGCCCAGACACCATCGTGGTCGAGGGCATTGCGCTGTTCAAGCTGCTCCACCCTTTGCGACCGCTGGCCAGCCAGCTGATTCTCGACATGCACAATGTCGAGTCCGATCTCGCGGGACAGTTGCGGCGGAACGCTCGGGGGCTGTCCGCCGTCACAGGTGCGTCCGGGCTCAGACGCCTCGAAAGAAAAGCCCTTTCGATCGTCGACAGGGTCTGGGTCTGTTCCAGCCAAGATCGCGAAAAACTGAACGCTCATGCCCGGCATCGCGTGCCGATCGATGTCGTGCCGAACGGCATCCCTCGCGCCGAGGACATTCCGTCGGCCTTGCCGGCGCAGGCCACGACCGGCAACGGCTTTCCGGTCATCCTGTTCGTCGGGCATCTCGGCTACGAGCCGAATGTCGATGCCGCCATGCGACTTGCCGGCACCATCCTGCCCGGCATCCGCACGGCACTACCGGATGCCAGGCTCATCATCGCGGGTCGTGCGCCCCAGCCAAAGGTCGAAGCCCTGGCGGAACTGCCAGGCATTACGCTGGTCGAGAGCCCTAGCGATCTGACGCCGCTGCTGAAGAGCGCGCACCTGACCATCGTTCCACTTTCAAGCGGCGGTGGCACGCGCATCAAGCTGCTCGAAGCGATGGCCTGGGGCGTTCCGGTGATTGCGACCCCGCTGGCGGCCGAAGGCCTCGACCTCATTGATGGTGATGAGGTGCTCCTCTCGGAATCGGATGAAGGCCTTACGGACGCGGCCGTCGCCCTTTGCAGGGATCGCGACCGCCTTGCGCGTCAGCGCATGCGTGCGCACGAGGCAGTGTGGGCGCGCTTTGGCCCTGAAGCCATCCGCAATGCCATGCGCCGCGGATTAGGACTGGACGATGCCGCCAGATAA
- a CDS encoding glycosyltransferase family 10 domain-containing protein codes for MRWSVDRRHLSDATAVIFHLPDFREIRDARKYPGQYWVGWSMESRENYPLMAAPGFMRNFDITMTHESGSDVWRPYLPDSKWWEAAQGGSRPAKTESVPVAHFQSAAIDRSGRIAFAAELARHIGIDSYGRHNPTRTIKGPDLGRQTKVETIARYRFCLALENSISPDYVTEKIYDPLIAGTVPVYLGAPNVDEFVPANSYINASAFSSPADLASYLHHLIETPQAYEAYFAWRANPLPECLARRIQGLNASAECRLVALVHQRMRERHSPPSDRPSLPFGRIAFLRTKLRRWRKALG; via the coding sequence GTGCGATGGAGCGTCGACCGCCGCCATCTCTCCGACGCGACGGCAGTGATCTTCCATCTTCCGGATTTTCGCGAGATACGCGACGCCCGCAAATATCCCGGCCAATATTGGGTGGGCTGGTCGATGGAAAGCCGGGAGAACTACCCCCTGATGGCCGCCCCCGGGTTCATGCGGAATTTCGACATCACGATGACCCATGAATCCGGGTCGGATGTCTGGCGGCCCTACCTGCCGGACTCAAAATGGTGGGAGGCTGCGCAAGGAGGTTCCCGGCCAGCGAAAACCGAAAGCGTCCCCGTCGCGCATTTCCAATCCGCTGCGATCGATCGCAGCGGCCGTATCGCATTCGCGGCAGAACTTGCCCGGCACATCGGGATCGATTCCTATGGGCGGCATAATCCCACTCGAACGATCAAGGGACCTGATCTTGGCCGGCAAACGAAGGTCGAAACCATTGCGCGGTATCGGTTCTGCCTTGCCCTGGAGAATTCGATCTCGCCGGACTACGTGACCGAGAAAATATATGACCCGCTGATTGCTGGCACTGTGCCGGTCTATCTCGGCGCCCCGAATGTCGACGAATTCGTGCCTGCCAACTCATACATCAATGCCTCGGCCTTCAGCAGCCCCGCGGATCTCGCCTCTTACCTTCATCATCTGATCGAAACGCCGCAAGCCTATGAAGCTTATTTCGCCTGGCGCGCGAACCCGCTGCCTGAGTGTCTGGCCAGGCGCATTCAGGGACTGAACGCGTCGGCGGAGTGTCGTTTGGTGGCGCTTGTGCATCAACGCATGCGCGAACGGCATAGCCCGCCGTCGGACCGGCCATCGCTGCCGTTTGGCCGCATCGCTTTCCTGCGGACCAAGCTGAGACGCTGGCGGAAGGCCCTTGGCTGA